The Terriglobia bacterium genome contains the following window.
CATCAGGGCTTCGCCCAATGGAATCCAGATGTCGTCCACCGCGAGGTAGCGACAGTAGAAATCCTTGCCGTCAAGGTTCGTCGCCTGCTTGATGGAGTCCGCGTGCTCCGAGAGCCTGTTACAGAGGGCCTGCGTCGGTGCGGGTGTAAGCAAGCCGCCCTTCCGTGCGCCAGGTGGAACGGCCTTCCCGACATAGATCGGGACTTCGAACTTCCCCTTCTTGTTGCGTGCCGCGACCGGGAGGTATGCGGGGTAGTCCCCAACGTAATAGATCGCGTAGACGCCGGCGCCGAGGAAGGCCTCTCCTGGAGGCAGGGGCTCTACTGCCCGCGCGAGCAGCGCGTCGGCGACGCTGATACCGAGGTTCTTCTTATCGAG
Protein-coding sequences here:
- a CDS encoding Eco29kI family restriction endonuclease translates to MGRQRVRIEEPYNPLDKKNLGISVADALLARAVEPLPPGEAFLGAGVYAIYYVGDYPAYLPVAARNKKGKFEVPIYVGKAVPPGARKGGLLTPAPTQALCNRLSEHADSIKQATNLDGKDFYCRYLAVDDIWIPLGEALMIERFSPLWNKVIDGFGIHDPGRGRYEQQRSLWDVLHPGRGFAEKLKAGKLTEQQILERVRKATADITPPGS